Part of the Nocardioides perillae genome is shown below.
TGGGCCTCGAACTCGGCGGTCGCCTTGTCGGTGAGCACCTCGGCGACCTGCTCGCGGAACTGCGGCATCTGCTCGCCCTCGAGGAGGTCGGGCCCGAAGGTGCCGATGCGCAGCAGGAACTGCTCGGCCTGCGCCATCACGCGGTCGCGCTGGGCCTGCACGTCGTCGGCTCGGCCACGGCGCTCCCAGAGCACCACGCCGAGCGCGACGACGCCCGCGAGGAGGGCGAGCGCGAGGACGCCGGTGAGGACCCGGCGCGCGCGGGCGCCCCGCGGTCCGCCGGTCAGCGGCCGCTCTCGGTCATCGGCTGGAGGAACAGCCACTTCCAGGACTCCTTCCCGAGGCTCCGGGGGGCGAGGCTACCGGCGGACCGGTCCTGCGCCGCCTCGGCACCCCAGGTGAAGGAGCCGGTGGTGCGGTCGTAGCTGCCGACCACGCTGGCCGGGTCGTAGGAGGCCGCCGCCCGCGGGGCGTTCTGCGCGCCGCGCGCGTTGGTGACCGAGGCCGGCTCGGTGCAGCGCGCGCGCTCGTTCATCGCGCGGTTGCCGCGGTCGTCGGGAGTGCGTCGGTCGGTGCTCTCGTAGCCCTGGGTGCACAGCGGCGCCTCGGTGAGGATGAGGCCGAAGTGGGCGTCGTAGAGGCCCTGCGGGTTCTTGTCGACGACGGTGTAGCCGCCCTCGACGACGTAGGGGTAGAGCACCAGCAGCTGCTGGATGCCGTCGAGGCGGCGCACGACCACCTCGCCCGTGGTGACCAGGTTGTCGATCAGCCCGGCGAGGTCGACCTCGTTCTGCTGCAGGAAGGTGCGGACCTCGGTGACCGACGCGCCGCCGGTGTCGATGAGGCGGCGCAGGTCGCGGTCGCTGGCGCGCAGCGTGCCGGTGAACAGCGACAGGTCGCGGGCGAAGGTGCGCAGCGCGCTCGCGGAGGCGACCTGGCCCTTGAGCACGACGTTGCTGTCCTCGAGCAGCGCCGTGGTGACGTCGAAGTTGTCGTTGGCGGTCTCGATGAAGGAGTTGCCGGTGTCGATGATCTGCTGCAGCGCCTGCCCGGTGCCCTCGAAGGCGGTGCCGAGCTCGAGGATCGTCGTGCGCAGCGACTCCTGGTCGACCGAGGTGACGGTGTTGGACAGGTTGGTCAGCAGCTGGGTCGTCGAGATCGGCACCGCGGTGTCGTCCTCGGCGATCTCGGAATCGTCCTCGAGGTAGGGCCCGTCGTCGGAGCGCGGCTGCAGCTCGACGTACTGCTCACCCACGGCCGAGCGGTTGCCCACGAGGGCGACCGCGTCGGCGGGGATCTCGTCGTTGTCCTCCTCGATGCGCAGGTGCACGTCGACGCCCTCGTCGGTGAGCACGAGCCGCTCGACGTCGCCGACGCCCACGCCGCGGTAGGTGACCTCGGCGCCCGCGAAGATGCCGCCGGCCTCGTCGAAGTGGGCGACCACGGTGTAGGTGCGGTCGACCACGAGCCGGTCGAGCTGGGCGTAGCGCGCACCGACGTAGCTCACGCCGAGCAGCGTGATGATCGCGAAGACCAGCAGCTGGACCTTCGTGCGACGGGTGATCACTGGGTCACCATCCCGGGGACGAGGAGGCGGACGAGGTCGGGGTCGTACGACGCCAGGCCGGTCGGCGCCGCCGTGCGGGCGGCCTGGCCGTCGGCGCCGAACGGGGCGGAGCGGAAGAGGCCGAGCAGGCCGCCCCCACCGCTCGCGCTGCCGCCCGAGCTCGACGAGCCGCCCAACCCGGGCAGCGGCAGGCCCGGCAGGCCGGGCACCTCCGGCAGCGGCAGGCCGCCGCCACCCCCGCCACCACCACCGCAGTTCGGCAGCATCGGGAAGGCCTTGCACAGCGAGCCCGTGACGGCACCGGTGAGGGCGCCCAGGCAGGCCGCGGGGTCCTGCGACTGCAGGCACTTCTGCACGGCGTTGAGCGCGCCCTGGCAGAGGCTCTCGAGGTCGATGGGCAGGCCCTCGCGGATCTCGGCCGGCAGCTCCTCGAGGCGCACGCACTCGTCGGGCAGGCCCGGCGGGTTCGCGAGCAGGTCGTCGAGCTTCAGGTCGAGGTCGATGGCGAGGTTGGTGTAGTCGCCCATGTGCAGGTTGCGGGCGACCTGCGGGTCGCGGCCGACCACCTCGTCGACGAAGGGGTAGGTCAGGAAGACCTGGAAGGCCTTGGCGAAGTCGTCACCGGCATTCGCGAGCTGGGTCAGCACCGGGTCGAGCGAGCGCAGCGAGGCGATGGTGTCGGCCTTGGTGCGCTGGATGACCCGCACCCCGATGTCGCCGAGGCGGTTGAGCGACTCGAGCATCTTCACCAGGTCGGCGCGCTGGGAGTCGATCGACGCGATCGCGCTGGGCAGCTCGTCG
Proteins encoded:
- a CDS encoding MCE family protein; translation: MITRRTKVQLLVFAIITLLGVSYVGARYAQLDRLVVDRTYTVVAHFDEAGGIFAGAEVTYRGVGVGDVERLVLTDEGVDVHLRIEEDNDEIPADAVALVGNRSAVGEQYVELQPRSDDGPYLEDDSEIAEDDTAVPISTTQLLTNLSNTVTSVDQESLRTTILELGTAFEGTGQALQQIIDTGNSFIETANDNFDVTTALLEDSNVVLKGQVASASALRTFARDLSLFTGTLRASDRDLRRLIDTGGASVTEVRTFLQQNEVDLAGLIDNLVTTGEVVVRRLDGIQQLLVLYPYVVEGGYTVVDKNPQGLYDAHFGLILTEAPLCTQGYESTDRRTPDDRGNRAMNERARCTEPASVTNARGAQNAPRAAASYDPASVVGSYDRTTGSFTWGAEAAQDRSAGSLAPRSLGKESWKWLFLQPMTESGR
- a CDS encoding MCE family protein encodes the protein MNRLKAVLLTLVGALALSACEFSVYDLPLPGGADVGDEPIEVTVQFTDVLDLVPQSTVKVNDVSVGMVRDVRLDGYTAEVVLEVREGTDLPANAVAKIRQTSLLGEKFVELAAPEAGASAEPLETGAVIPLSRTGRNPEIEEVFGALSLVLNGGGVAQLKTINVELANALEGREGSVRSVLRQLEGFTGQLDDRKTEIVDAIESIDALARSIQQEQGTIDAALDELPSAIASIDSQRADLVKMLESLNRLGDIGVRVIQRTKADTIASLRSLDPVLTQLANAGDDFAKAFQVFLTYPFVDEVVGRDPQVARNLHMGDYTNLAIDLDLKLDDLLANPPGLPDECVRLEELPAEIREGLPIDLESLCQGALNAVQKCLQSQDPAACLGALTGAVTGSLCKAFPMLPNCGGGGGGGGGLPLPEVPGLPGLPLPGLGGSSSSGGSASGGGGLLGLFRSAPFGADGQAARTAAPTGLASYDPDLVRLLVPGMVTQ